tatataaaataatttatatatataatgttcatcccgcgcaaggagCAGATGTTAACTTTGTGTTTATATAAATCCAGTTCCTTCTTCTCCTATACCCACACCCACTATCAAACTTCCGTAATGGCTTCCTTTGGCTTATTTAAAACATCCATATCCCTTTTTTGCTTTCTCATCTTCTTTTACTTTCTCATAAAGAAACATTCTGGTTACATCAAGAAAACCCTTTGTTACCCTTGGAACTGGCCTGTTCTTGGGATGCTTCCAACTATAATCTTGTGGTACAAGCGAATCGATGTTCTCATCTGGGTCTTAGAGAAGAGCAACTTGACGTTTCTATTCAAGGGTCCGTGGCTCACTAGAATGGATCTGTTGTTCACGGTTGATCCAGCTAATATACAACATATATTGAGCTCGAATTTCACCAACTACATCAAAGGAACGGAGATGAAAGAGATATTTGATGTTTATGGAGACGCCATATTCACTGCCGACGGAGAGCTATGGAGGAATATAAGAATGTCTTCTATGGTCATGTTCAATCATCAAGGTTTTCAAAACTTTTCGATGAGTATCACAACAAGTAAACTCAAGGATGTGCTTGTTCCTCTATTCAATCACTATTCAGAGGAAGGGACGGTCGTGGACTTGCAGGATGTGTTCGGGAGATTCATGTTAGATACAACTCTAGTTGCAATCACCGGGTCTGATCCTCAGTCTCTCTCCATTGAAATGCCAGAGGTTGAGTTCGCAAAAGCCTTAGAGAATGCTGGAGATTCTGTTGTGTATAGGCATGTCATACCAAGATTCTTGTGGAAGTTGCAAAACCGAATGGGATTAGGtcaagagaagaagaggataGAAGCGGGTGCCACTTTTGATCGTATCTGCGCGAAATATATATTTgcaaagagagaagagataAGATCACAAGGGATCCATCATGATCATGATCATTCCGATGGAGAGTGTGAAGATTTTTTAACTTACTTCATGAAACTAGATACAAGCAAGTACGAGCACTTGAAAACAAGCGATGATAAGTTCCTTAGAGACTCCATTGTATCTCTCATTGTCGCAATGAGGGATACCACTTCCACTGCTCTCACTTGGTTTTTTGCTCTCCTCTTA
The sequence above is drawn from the Brassica napus cultivar Da-Ae chromosome A8, Da-Ae, whole genome shotgun sequence genome and encodes:
- the LOC106359975 gene encoding alkane hydroxylase MAH1-like, giving the protein MFIPRKEQMLTLCLYKSSSFFSYTHTHYQTSVMASFGLFKTSISLFCFLIFFYFLIKKHSGYIKKTLCYPWNWPVLGMLPTIILWYKRIDVLIWVLEKSNLTFLFKGPWLTRMDLLFTVDPANIQHILSSNFTNYIKGTEMKEIFDVYGDAIFTADGELWRNIRMSSMVMFNHQGFQNFSMSITTSKLKDVLVPLFNHYSEEGTVVDLQDVFGRFMLDTTLVAITGSDPQSLSIEMPEVEFAKALENAGDSVVYRHVIPRFLWKLQNRMGLGQEKKRIEAGATFDRICAKYIFAKREEIRSQGIHHDHDHSDGECEDFLTYFMKLDTSKYEHLKTSDDKFLRDSIVSLIVAMRDTTSTALTWFFALLLENPNVETKIRHEINTNLPKTATSQESPWSAIDHKEFLNTLVYLHAALYEAMRLYPPIPLERKTSVNSDVLPSGHKIDANSTIIYPIYALGRMRSVWGEDALEFKPERWISETGGLRHEPSSKFLVFNSGPRSCSGKHLAMTAMKIIVVEILQNFDIKLVKGHTIEPKPRLSLHMKHGLRVTLTKRCSA